AGTAGACggttcaattttgaaatacggTGACGTAACCgaatatcgaatttttccattgttttcgGAATCCATATCACTGGCATGAAATTGACCGATCTCCGCCGAGTTCTGAAAGTGAAATATGTATAAAAATGTCTACAAAACTAACAATAAGAAATACCAACGCACCtcttctgaaataaataaatattctgGTTTTTCGAATATTGGTGCATTATCATTGACGTCTTTGACATTCACAAACAAACTAGTTTCGATTAACCAGGCTCCATCAGTGAGCTTAACTTTTATACGATAACTTTGTTTCTGTAAGAAATGAGACATTCAATTGaggcatgttttttttattttaccttTTCGAAATCCAAAGAATCATTCACAAATACCATCCCAGTATTCTCATCAACTCTAAATGGGATACCTTCTCCACCTCCATCCAATTCAAATCTGTGATTCGAGTGCTCATCGGCATCTGAAGCTGATAGCTGAATAACTGGTTCTCCGATTCTTACGTCCTCTGGAACTTCCACGTGGAATATTCTCGAGAATCGTGGAGCATTGTCATCTTCATCCAGAACCGTTACAATAACAGTTGTATTCCCACGTCTTCTAGGTTTTCCATCATCAATAGCTTCAACAATCAAATGATATTCTGATTTTGTCTCTCGATCAAGATCTCGAACTGATTCAATTTGTCCACTCTCTGTGACCATAAATTCGTGATTCGCGTCACCTCCAACTATCTCATAAAATACTCTTGAGCTTCTGTCAATATCCCTTGCAATTACATGACCAATTAATTTTGGACCTGAGTTTTCGGTAACATTAAAACGATACAGTTGCTGGTCGAATCGGGGGCTGTTATCATTGATATCAACTATTTTGATAGTAGCTTTTGTGATAGTGGAGAGTGGTTTATTGTCAAAATAGGTAGTGGCAATAATGAAAACAAGGCATTCCGAATACTCTTCAGCGTCCAAACTTGATCTGTAAAGTTAAATCCATTTTGATTGATATTACTTGGTTCTGAAAAGCTCTGCCGAACTCTTTTCAGAAACATGTGTGCAAAACTTGCTTAAGACATAgcttagtttaaaaaaaactcactttgttTTCAATATTCCTGTACTTTTCTCCATCTCGAGATGATCACTGCATCTGCTTACAATTGAATACCGAATCGAATCTCCATTAGCTTTGAAAACTGCCAACTCTTGCTCGTCATGCTCCCGAACACTGACTGTATCCAGTTTCTCAACGAAAACGGGGAAATGTTTTCTTGAATGAGGATGAAATAAGTATTCCATAAATGCTACGTGACCTGCATCATCTGAGACAGTAACTCTGACTGGCACGGCCGTCTGTAGTGGTGATTTGAGGGTTATTTCTCCGTTTTCAGataagtttaaatttgaattatttaggGAAAACTTCAAATGATCAGATTTATCCAAATCATGAACATTTATGACGTGAATGATCTCTACACTTCGTGTAGGATCAGGAACAAATATATCACTGTTCCTATCATTAATCATTGGATGATTATCATTAAAATCTTCCACATGAATTTCAACAATCacttttgagcttttttctCCATCTGTTACTTTCACAAAGAATCTGAACTCTTCGTTTTCTTCTCGGTTAACTTTCCCAGCAACCGTAATCCAACCGGTGGCCACGTTGATACGAAATGGGATCGTTATCTCATCGTTACTCTCCAGAGAATACTGCAGTTCGGCATCCTTGTCTTTATCGGTTGCCAGAATTCTGATGATTTTGGACCCAATCTTCGagttctcagaaatttttataaaatacgAAGAGAGCTCAAACTCTGGAGTATTGTCGTTGATGTCGCCCACGtggatcaaaattttggaggtCGCTGAAAGTGACGGTATTCCTGCGTCTTTAGCTTCAATAAGAAGCTCATGAAGTGATGATTCTTCACGATCCAAAGGAATCAATGAGAGAATGTCACCTGTAAAAtgggtaaaatttttttctggcagATATTTTCAAGACTAACCTGTCGTAGAATTGACTGCAAACAAACTTGTATTCCCTGAGAGTATACTATACGTCACAAGTCCATTCTGTCCTTCATCCAAATCTTCTGCAATTGAACTTCCAATAATCAGAGGATAGGATACTGTATCCAGCTCttctaaaactttcaaattgacAACATCTCCCGTAATGAACCGTGGAGCTTCATCATTTTCATCAGTAACATGAATTATAACTTGACTTGTCGACTTTCCGGCTGTGATGTTAAATCGATAGgtcttgatattttcaaaatctaacggagagtttgtgaaaattgtcCCATCAAATGGAGAAATTGTGAAGTTATAATCATTGTCCTGAATTCGAAATACGCTGCCTTCCAAACCAGCTCCcaatattacaatttttccaacttctgtGAACCTATCGGCAGTCTCAGAGATGTTAAACTCGAATGTTCCATTTGAAAGCACCACATTTTCTACGAATGCAGCTTTGTCGATATGTATCTTTACATCACAAAATCCAACTCGTTCCCCATCATAGGAAATcgcttgaattttcagtttagcgATGTCGCTGGTAGGTTTTGTATTCGGTGTTGATTGAATAATACCAGTAATGGgatcaattttaaatgaatcACTTCCAATTTGTGGCACAATTCTCCATGTTACAATTTCCGACGCAATCAACATTCCAACATCTTCGTTTCCAAAGAACATCCAAAATTCAGCATCTTCACATGTCACTGCtctcaatttttgggttactTGAAATTCAATTGTGACATCATCGAAGTGCACCTTGAACGGCGGTCGGTTGTCATATATTCTGATAGTTGCATTGAAGGACTCGTTAGGAATTGAGTTCAGGGATATTACTCCTGAATCTTCAATTTCTAGATTACCAAATACATCACCATCTACAATGGAGAAGCTGACATCTGAGGCAATCGCATCTAAATCTTCCCATTCCAATTTGTAGTTCAGGTCATCGTATACAATTATTCTTCCAGGAGCATTCAGGATCTTTGGCTTGTTATCATTGACGTCAGCAATAAATATTAGTAAATTCCatattctattttcagaaggctcaatcatttttgttttgagaagTGATGTATTCTCTCGATCGAATACAGTTGTTGTTCTGATTATTCCTTCTTGATCAATCAGAAGGCCGCACGTCGGATCAACCAGCCGATATTTAGTGGTATccgctgaaaatatttgaagtttataatttttctagtttcggaggaaaattctagatcatttattgttttcatcaaaactttgcaagctatttttgaataatgaaaTGTATGTgcttttcatcaatttcatttttttaataaaacttttaaatttaaacttacaGTTTGGAACAACTCCAACAACGGTTCCAATTGGTGAAttctcttcaatttcaaacatcAGCTCATTCTCTCGAATCTCTctgcttttcattttttctccaaaaaataagGTCACACTGATTGGTGCACTTAGTTTTCCCTTCTTGACAGTTCCTTTTAAATCGTAAAAATTGGAGTTTGGGATGAAATGCCGTTTTacaaagatttcaaaatttctaacgTAGAAGTGCTCATCAATTACATcaattgtgacgtcatcacgaTCAATTGGtattttaccaattttggattttgagtTGAAGGATGGTGGAGAtggaatgaaaaaatttgattgaggAAGTATCAAACGATCTTCAATAACTTCAATGgtgatctgaaattcaaatttttaaaacagaaatgATTGTCTTGGGAACATGGGAACAATAGTAGTAGTATACTTGGGAACAATAGTATCATGACCAAGGGCgtcattttccactttttcggtttttcagggaaaatttaaaaaaaatttcgatttttagaaaaccgaaaaatcgaaaaactaacaCTCTTGGTCATCATgacaaataaattataaatgttCGCATAACTTTCAGGGTTTCttctaattcaaaatttgaacgtATACTCAACCTCACCTTAGCTTTAGCAATTCCTTTTGGAATAACAGCCACAATGAGAAtatcattcaaatttctataaaatctCTCCTTCAAAATCAGTTCTCCGGTGTCAGCATCAATTGATATCTTGTCAGTTCCAACTATATAATATCGTATTCTATATCCAGATTCTGCAGTCACTCTTCCAAATGATGTTCCAATTGGATGTATTGACGATAGAAGCATTAATACATTATTCGTTGAAAATCGAACATCTTCTGACAAATAATCTTTGATTAAAGTCATCATAAACGGTTTCATGTCCGAGTTCTGAGTAGAAACCAAATCCACGTGATTTATCAGTTCTGATTGTGTGGGAATCAACAAATTGTTCTCGTGGATTTGGAGTGATGTCTTcagattttgaagtttcacaTTAGAACAGTTGCTTGGAAGAGGTACGGTAGATGGAGGAGATATGAGATGAGCCGGTGAAATGCAGGAGCTCTCGGAGCTTGGAGAAGGGCTCGTGGTGACATGGAGAAGCTTGAATGACTTAGGAGAGCTGAAAATGGTGGTTATACTTGATTCTTGATTcttatcaaaattataaaaattaccCTTCTTGATCTTCTGATTCCAAAATAATGTAGGCATTGGATACTGTCGCATTTTTCGTCCGCCACAACTTTTTGTGTTCtaagaaaaaagtattgttCCCCGAATTATTAGCGTTTTCCAAAATAACTCTTGaaatcttccaatttttccaatcgTTCATAAGATTCGAAACTTCAGTGGTGTTTTcctaaaatatgaaattttagatactaccattaaaacaattattctCACATTCAGAACTATGTCCATAACTTTTTCTACGTCTTCTGATCGTTCGGAATCAACGaattcaacttcaaaattaactttctcagttttttcaccattttctgATGTTAAAATGATATCAAATCCCGTTGAAGCTTGCTTAGCATTTCTTCGAATCAGAATTATATTTCCAGACGAATCCACGTGTAATCTTGGATCCAGTGTGCTCCAGTATACCGTTTCAGAAGACGCTATATCTAGGTGACCAACTTTTTCTCCGATCTTGTCATTCTTGAAAATACgaatcaaatttccagaattcaaTTGAACAGCCAATTTGCTCGAGGATGTAACAGTCACCAATAGAAACGTTTTTGATTGTAAAAATCTTTCGGAATCCATATTTACAGCGGATATACTAATATTCAATCTTTGCCAAGTCATAGGTACATCTTGAATTGTTGTAACTTTTCCTGTTTCTTTGTCCAATTGGAAAAAGTCATGATAATTTAGAAGATgatattgaagtttttgatttttgacatCCACATCATTATCATTTGCTTGCACAATCGCTACAGTTTCATTGGATTTACCAGATATTGTGGCAGTATAATATCTGGATCCAAACTTTGGAACATTGTCGTTAACATCTTCTATGAAAATAGTTGCAGGGCAATTTGTCGTTTTTGATGGGGTTCCTGGAAAGGtttcgattttgaaaataaacatttttcagttgactCACCAAGATCTTTTGCTTCATATTCAAAGGTATaacttcttttcttttccgcATCAAATGCTTTCAAACTTCGCAAACTTCCAGATGTTGAATCCAAATGGAAAATTCCATCATAATCATCTGACTTGGTTAAGATTTTATAGGAAACGACACCGCTAAGTCCAGAATCTTCATCACGAGCTTGTATTCTGCCAAATATTGTTCCAATTGGTGCATTTTCCAACACATGAATTTCAGTGATTTGGCAGATTGGGGAATGTTGGTTCAAAGGTTTTACGATTAATGTTATAATGGAAGTTTGGGTagtatttctagaaaatatttgattagAAATTTCTGGTgatattttatacaaaattttccaaacctGTTCACAAGTGTAACTGGCAATGTAACAAAATCACTGGTTATagtttttcctacaaaaactGATCCGTCCGGAAAGACACCTAGCTCCGACACTGTGTCAATTGTTGAGTATATCTGTGCTTTTGGCAGTCTGCCAATTACAGTGCCCAATGAAACGTCTTGCCACGTGGTAAACGTGTAAGCTCGTTTAAGATGGATTGGGCTCTCCGAGCTTCTTATTAAGTTTTTTGGCACAGATTCTTGAATGACTTTCACAAAAACATCAGCTTCCACAAGTTGTGTTGATGGAGGTGGGAGATGGATTCGAATTGGAAGATGATAGCTTGTAACACCTTCCGGAAGAATTGATGATGTAACAATAATACCTAAAACAGATAAAGGGTATTAATGAATAGAGTGAATATAATATATTACCATTGAAAGGATCAATCTTGAAAACATCCGAATTCGCCAGTTCAAAACTACACATATCGGTGCAATTCGTTTCCACGTGTGCTACAAAACTTCCAGGTACTGTATCTTTTTCAACTGTCACATGGGATTCTCGTTCAACATGAATTTGTGTAGATTTTacatactttttgaaaaatattttcagttcttttCTAGTAATTCTATCCGCCGGTGACTGGCCATCATTGGCTCGAAACTCCAAAATGTATTGCTCTTGGTTCGCATTTTCTACGTGTTTCACCGTCAGAATGTTGATGGATTGTCGAGAAATGAGGGAGAAAATTGATTgctcatttccattttcaatccAAATTGTGGAATTTGCGCCCAAGGGACCATCTGAATCGGTAATCGAAAGAATCGCCAAAGTCTTTCCATTCACATCTTCTGGTTGCACAATAATAAATGGATAATCAGATGggtagaatctgaaaaaagttcatattGTGAGCCAGAAAACTGTGTATTTTTAAACACAGAGACATACTAATAAAGATGTTAAATTCTTTAGTTCTCTTTTGccagttttgaaatgttttccgaaataagaatttttgaatgaaacatAACATCTGGCTTccaaaatagttttattttcaatcaatagAGTCGTCTGTGGACAActcttgaaatttaaaacttatattatattttctcTTTGCTACATATTTTCAACTAACCTTATATTAATATTTGGTTCATGCTCATTTCCATATTCCATATTAACAACAATATTCAATGTGGTAGACAATGGAGGTACACCAGAATCCCTTGCCTCAACTACAAACTCACATCGTTGCAAACATTCGGTATTATTCTGCAAAGAATTGGGGTCATTTCAAGTAGTGGTCTCTTTTTTATAACAAACTCCATTCATTATTACTATTAATACAAATGATCAAAAACCTACGTATCTCCATGCACAAACCAcgaaattaaacaaataaagAAAACTCACTTGAGTGACCAAGATGTTCTCATCGGATATTGAGAACATTTCACTTGTAGGTCCCGATGGAAGTATACGGTAGGTTAAAAGAGAATTCTCGTTGGAGTCCAAATCAGTTGCATTCAAACTGAACAATTTAGTGTTTGGAAGACCATTCCAGTTAAGGGTGAGAGAGCGGATTCCAAAGTTTGGTGGATTGTCGTTAATATCGAGAATCAAGATGTTGAGATGGCAGGATGAACTTCTGAAATTGGCATTAGTTTGAATATCGAGGTTTTAGAGCTTGCTTAGAAGCAATAAagcttttgcttttttttccgCAGGTTATTAGttcgaaagttttttacaACTTTCCAGAATTGACCTATTTCTCATTGTCTCCAAAATCTTTCTCCTCAAACTTTACAGTCCTTTTCCCCTCCCTCAGAACACAAATTCCCGTTTCAAATCGGTAGTAAACGATGATTCCAGTATAATCCAAAGTCAGGATCTATCCACAATGATTGGCCATAAAACAGAGAAAGACACCTGTCATTCGTCGAAAATCATTTCTTTCGGTTTGTTCCCTATTGTGGGAGTAGAGGAGGAGGATATGCAACATAAACTCATCTTTTTGGCGGAACAACCACATGTCACCACCATGAGCAAATGACCTTGCTGGTGGCTTTTGATTGAAATATGGAAATGGTATGGTGATTTTGAATCACAAGTTCTAGACTTGAAGAATTGATtatgtcagaaaattttttttaaagcaatgttcgtttaaaatttttaaattgaataaaaagaCTTACAGCTCAGGAACTCCTTGATCTATAGCAGTTAGTCTCATTGAGTACAAATCCCTTGTCTCTCTATCCAACTTTCCAGTAACttccaaaaatagaaaaccatCAGATTGAACTATTCCAAAAGGCGACATGGTGTCTACAGTAGCCAAAGAATCCACCAATTCATACTTTccaattgttccatttttgccCTCATCCGGATCCGTGGCGCCGGATATTTGGACACGCCAACCTATTGGAGCGGTTTCTGGGATTTCGACTCTCTGAAGAAAAGGGAAACGGTTACTAATACCGTATTAATGAAAATACGGAAAATAATGTTGCAAGgtatgaaaatggaattttataAGTGTTCATACCTGTACATCGAttggaaaaatcggtgaattGTCGTTAACATCCAAAACATCAATAAGAATATGAATAATCGATGGTGGAGATGTGATTATGAGCATATCAATTGCATTTTCTGATTCTCGATCTAACGGAGAAGACAccgaaagctgaaaatatccttttttgtttacaacaaaaataaaataaaattacctCCAGTGTCTGCTcatcgaattttatttttgaattcccacgTGATAATCTATAGGTGTATCCAATTTCTGCTTCCAGGTGCCCAATAATCGTGTTAAGTTTGGCATCTGACAATGAgaagaaatagtttttttttttttgaaaaaccaacatatatcagaatttttcagagaaaaaagtaaTGACCAAGTTACAAATACACTATggttttgcagatttttaaaaccaatCAACCAAACCTTAAATACGAAAATGTAATTTACCGCTTTCCCAGAGACACATATAGGCCTTATATTCCTTCGATTATCccattcaaaatgtttcttttggGTAAAATACTTATTgccttttcgttttttcttatgtATCTTTCACACCTCATCGACCGCCACTTTTCCGAAATTGATGCCAAATACAAGCAAcctttcctgttttttttcttttttataattaCCTATTCCCCACACACCCATCCACcaaagcttcaaaataacTGGTCATGTACATAGAAAGGTATAAAGAAAtagaaatatggaaaaagaaacaacCGAAAATTACCTTCTGAAACCGAAAACTTGATCGTCTCTTCGGAAAATTGATGGGTAAAGTTGAAGAggtgaaaaaatattagatgATTTAGAAGAAATATAGAGAAAAATATTCGTATTGTCATCTATTCAGCAttgatctggaaaattcaaaagttatcAAATAAAGCAagataacaaaatttttaaaatataaaaagcaaaaaataatacaatttttaagaaatgcATTCACATGGTTGCTACGAAAGACTGTTGAAGATTTACCTACCATTGTTCCCTAGTTGTCTCACAAGAAGATATTCCTCAACTTTGACATCTCATATATTAACATTAATAATTATTGTACATAAAATACATAAAAGATTTAGCCAAAATATTCTTACAGTCAGA
The nucleotide sequence above comes from Caenorhabditis elegans chromosome III. Encoded proteins:
- the cdh-3 gene encoding Cadherin-3 (Partially confirmed by transcript evidence), which translates into the protein MTIRIFFSIFLLNHLIFFHLFNFTHQFSEETIKFSVSEDAKLNTIIGHLEAEIGYTYRLSRGNSKIKFDEQTLELSVSSPLDRESENAIDMLIITSPPSIIHILIDVLDVNDNSPIFPIDVQRVEIPETAPIGWRVQISGATDPDEGKNGTIGKYELVDSLATVDTMSPFGIVQSDGFLFLEVTGKLDRETRDLYSMRLTAIDQGVPELSSSCHLNILILDINDNPPNFGIRSLTLNWNGLPNTKLFSLNATDLDSNENSLLTYRILPSGPTSEMFSISDENILVTQNNTECLQRCEFVVEARDSGVPPLSTTLNIVVNMEYGNEHEPNINIRFYPSDYPFIIVQPEDVNGKTLAILSITDSDGPLGANSTIWIENGNEQSIFSLISRQSINILTVKHVENANQEQYILEFRANDGQSPADRITRKELKIFFKKYVKSTQIHVERESHVTVEKDTVPGSFVAHVETNCTDMCSFELANSDVFKIDPFNGIIVTSSILPEGVTSYHLPIRIHLPPPSTQLVEADVFVKVIQESVPKNLIRSSESPIHLKRAYTFTTWQDVSLGTVIGRLPKAQIYSTIDTVSELGVFPDGSVFVGKTITSDFVTLPVTLVNRNTTQTSIITLIVKPLNQHSPICQITEIHVLENAPIGTIFGRIQARDEDSGLSGVVSYKILTKSDDYDGIFHLDSTSGSLRSLKAFDAEKKRSYTFEYEAKDLGTPSKTTNCPATIFIEDVNDNVPKFGSRYYTATISGKSNETVAIVQANDNDVDVKNQKLQYHLLNYHDFFQLDKETGKVTTIQDVPMTWQRLNISISAVNMDSERFLQSKTFLLVTVTSSSKLAVQLNSGNLIRIFKNDKIGEKVGHLDIASSETVYWSTLDPRLHVDSSGNIILIRRNAKQASTGFDIILTSENGEKTEKVNFEVEFVDSERSEDVEKVMDIVLNENTTEVSNLMNDWKNWKISRVILENANNSGNNTFFLEHKKLWRTKNATVSNAYIILESEDQEGSPKSFKLLHVTTSPSPSSESSCISPAHLISPPSTVPLPSNCSNVKLQNLKTSLQIHENNLLIPTQSELINHVDLVSTQNSDMKPFMMTLIKDYLSEDVRFSTNNVLMLLSSIHPIGTSFGRVTAESGYRIRYYIVGTDKISIDADTGELILKERFYRNLNDILIVAVIPKGIAKAKITIEVIEDRLILPQSNFFIPSPPSFNSKSKIGKIPIDRDDVTIDVIDEHFYVRNFEIFVKRHFIPNSNFYDLKGTVKKGKLSAPISVTLFFGEKMKSREIRENELMFEIEENSPIGTVVGVVPNSDTTKYRLVDPTCGLLIDQEGIIRTTTVFDRENTSLLKTKMIEPSENRIWNLLIFIADVNDNKPKILNAPGRIIVYDDLNYKLEWEDLDAIASDVSFSIVDGDVFGNLEIEDSGVISLNSIPNESFNATIRIYDNRPPFKVHFDDVTIEFQVTQKLRAVTCEDAEFWMFFGNEDVGMLIASEIVTWRIVPQIGSDSFKIDPITGIIQSTPNTKPTSDIAKLKIQAISYDGERVGFCDVKIHIDKAAFVENVVLSNGTFEFNISETADRFTEVGKIVILGAGLEGSVFRIQDNDYNFTISPFDGTIFTNSPLDFENIKTYRFNITAGKSTSQVIIHVTDENDEAPRFITGDVVNLKVLEELDTVSYPLIIGSSIAEDLDEGQNGLVTYSILSGNTSLFAVNSTTGDILSLIPLDREESSLHELLIEAKDAGIPSLSATSKILIHVGDINDNTPEFELSSYFIKISENSKIGSKIIRILATDKDKDAELQYSLESNDEITIPFRINVATGWITVAGKVNREENEEFRFFVKVTDGEKSSKVIVEIHVEDFNDNHPMINDRNSDIFVPDPTRSVEIIHVINVHDLDKSDHLKFSLNNSNLNLSENGEITLKSPLQTAVPVRVTVSDDAGHVAFMEYLFHPHSRKHFPVFVEKLDTVSVREHDEQELAVFKANGDSIRYSIVSRCSDHLEMEKSTGILKTKSSLDAEEYSECLVFIIATTYFDNKPLSTITKATIKIVDINDNSPRFDQQLYRFNVTENSGPKLIGHVIARDIDRSSRVFYEIVGGDANHEFMVTESGQIESVRDLDRETKSEYHLIVEAIDDGKPRRRGNTTVIVTVLDEDDNAPRFSRIFHVEVPEDVRIGEPVIQLSASDADEHSNHRFELDGGGEGIPFRVDENTGMVFVNDSLDFEKKQSYRIKVKLTDGAWLIETSLFVNVKDVNDNAPIFEKPEYLFISEENSAEIGQFHASDMDSENNGKIRYSVTSPYFKIEPSTGVLSRFRQQLPQPLMSLKVTATDHGVPRLQKTVLAHLVDKSSFGKIKQRRIRETTKVGDVIGKKIDSGATIFPLDVATVTRDGDVVLKKNATQFWILENDTIYEFVKTDAMESTKNENITLNITSDISMYPLQVDGCFENFILVESRNSDNFKVLRNGSLIVFGFSGNQAHLKIQCDDGFWPKQDRKIINLVVNNLDADRNSFPLARQPTIRKSMSLPKTMILNIPFDSPTGTIIWKNLENAVQYMENQKNVNFSNGSKNLILKTPLEETMQIDIFGQNFERSALTITPNRSLMACPVFQKNFYFFESVANLDSKHPTEIHNFGWSSDEIKGCQIDIFDKTHLFYQNGSSLIFLKPLLPGTYQFSLQIKSQSDSKIRSACHVVVTVIPPTNLTTWNIPSVIFATRNYNIPNLFHLPSGYSLSSDQRTFSLIGSGTGKNISKLSSGVYQVNVVGKDEKKEIVRILLDDVADDVTSKDIEYHVVSSTLSNLKIPTPIDVECFPRTEENLYEITKDCRLLFNSDVINTTIPVVTSPANSTWNLRIINESPETVKSLENNAVSLEIITQKSSIPRLITDLRVTYSDMKIYCLGTWQTSEDIKYHITFVIVDRNGVVIEESEARQTLTSFLKKHRPGYLDFVDFDKDPCDGVTCIQKNSTCQPTLVGDSASRLVSRSSSVIFDLPLKKLTARCFCSSGIDCYDDTTNETIQKTQKINVITTCDDIDCGPRGKCFMEESSQPICRCGQGFESMYSCERADDVFSMSTGGSVEISVRNGTSHLLKCSENCDGRDIQKIEFDFRTVQLEKSELFRVDFGKQVALIELIGGSLTFSITDAYARPIETRIEKRVNDGRWHRLLFQMSEDGRRISIQVNGRGKEVKSRVPLQMLFTAKKIQLMTPAAFCFRRLLAQNQFVHPILNRNKFFEISSTGTSRNECQFDSIQSGSGGFRLFSNFSNTTTLILLITLALISLIGFSVCLLAIRRRWRQKSPGDQKQTERSNGWTGHVMPRRRGHINRSMVKSPDDDTYDVATVYGMKSTSTDDITHIYTSSSSRRYQPPTAPSYRRDGHINMAYL